A single region of the bacterium genome encodes:
- a CDS encoding arginine decarboxylase, pyruvoyl-dependent, translating into MMWTIPRALTAVAGAGEGGTDLNAFDHALMDAGIADLNFLRVTSICPEGARVVPMRPYTPGMLMPAVYTRINGHTPGERIAASVGIGIGVGSYGVIMEYAHTGSAENAEQIVRGMVEEAMATRGLKTAEIVVAAGEHVVQRTGCVVAAVLFWPE; encoded by the coding sequence ATGATGTGGACAATCCCGCGGGCACTTACCGCCGTGGCCGGCGCGGGCGAAGGCGGCACCGACCTCAATGCGTTCGATCACGCCCTCATGGATGCCGGAATCGCCGACCTGAACTTCCTCAGGGTCACCAGCATCTGCCCCGAGGGCGCCCGCGTCGTCCCGATGCGGCCGTACACACCGGGCATGCTCATGCCCGCGGTCTACACCCGGATCAACGGTCACACGCCCGGAGAGCGCATCGCGGCGTCCGTGGGAATCGGGATTGGCGTAGGCAGCTACGGCGTGATAATGGAGTACGCCCACACGGGTTCGGCCGAGAACGCGGAGCAGATCGTTCGGGGCATGGTCGAAGAGGCCATGGCCACCCGGGGTCTGAAGACAGCGGAGATCGTCGTTGCTGCCGGGGAGCACGTGGTCCAGCGCACGGGCTGCGTGGTTGCCGCAGTGCTGTTCTGGCCGGAGTAG